The Acinetobacter lwoffii region AGTTTGGGTAACAGATGCCAATAAAAACACCACTAAACAGCGCCGTGCGTCACTTGGTTTGCACAATCCAACGATAAAAGACAAAGGTGTTTTGAAAGAAGCCCTTTTAAGTGAAGTGAAATTAGCCTACAAAAACTATATCAATCAGAACGTAGAAGCCTGATCAGATCGGAAGTATGTTGCGACCAGCATACTTCTTTTTTTTTGAACCTTAGCCTAGAATCATCCAATATCATCGCTTCATACCAAGAGAATCATGCCATATCTCATATATTTAATGTTCCTTGCGTTTGCAAGCGCCGTAATTTTAGTGGAAGAGGCTTATGGTCTTAACATCCAATTATTTGCAATGGGGATTGTCGTCATCATTGGACAATTGGCAATTTTTTGTTTTATCAACGCAGCGATTAACATCAACAATGAAAAACAACATCGCAATGCCGTCAAAACCTTGCACTATGGCGCTTCATTTTCATTAATTGTGGTCACTACACTGGTCTATTTATATAAGTATGTGTTGCACAAACAGGAATATTTGACCATGGCGATTTACTTTTTAGGAACGTGGTTTGCCATCACCCTTTTTGACTCAGTGTTTAAGTTAGTCAAAGTTGGTATTTTTAATAGCAAGAAAGACAGTGCTGAAGTTGTGAACTCAACGCGTAAAGTGACGGTAGTTACTTTAGCGATCTGTATGATTGGGTATTACTTATTTAGCAAATATGCATTAAATATTAACGTACTAGACTAGGCATCTTGTAAACAAAACCGCACCTAATACACAAGCGCAATAACCAGCAAAAAAGAACATCCTTTTAATTATTGCGCTAATCTTTTCCGTCACAGTACCGTTATGAACAATAAAAACTATCATAAACATTAAAGCGATCGTGCAGAGGAATAAGGCAAAAACAATTAAATAAGTAAAAGCAAAGTCAAAGTTTAATACCACTGGAAAACCAATAGATACCGCCATTAAAGCTATTGTACTTGATGCATTCATATCTTAAAGCCCATCTAGCAACTAGCTTAATCGTAGCGATAAATAAGGTTTAAAACTGAAACTTTATTATTGAGATTGGTCAGTGCACATTAAAAAAATGTGCTTGGTATATACCAGAAAGCAAAGAACCAGACGCAAAACGCCTGGCTCTTTAAAATTGAAAGGTGAATAAAAAAAACACAAATCACTTGAACGCATTTCTTATTCAAGGTCAGTTTAATTAGATTTCTTGCCATTGTCTATGTAATGTAAACGTGGACAGCATTAAAACAATCTATATTTTTTGAAAAAAGTTTTGAAAAGGTACAGTGAAATATAATGAATGTATGAGCTCAATGCTCACCATTTGGAGAAATTATATGAACTTTGAAATCTTATCTAAAACAAAAGTTGTCGGTCTACAAGAAGATTCTCTCACCTCTTTTCAAAATTTTATGTTTGAAAATATTGCATGGGATAGCCAAGTCCGTGCTGATTATTACCAGTCAAATAAGAATACTGTACTGCTGGAGCTACCAGTACGTTTACGCCGTGACATTCAAATCGAAAACATCAACGGCGCTTTAGATGCACTAGTTGATTTTGAGCTGATCTACAAGCAAGACCAAGGCAAGTTGGTATCTTCATTGGTCGTTGATACGCAGTACTTGTTATGTATAAATGATCAGGATATTGATCTTTGGTCAATCGACAGAGAACTCAGTTTCTTACAAGAAGCTGACCGCAATCACCTTAAGAAGCTTATGCGTCATTGTGATGATCGTTTCCATGCGTGGATGCGCGAGATTAAGTCTTACTTCAATCGTTTGACAGTACAGCCGTTGCATCTTGATATGCAGATCAAAATACGCAAGATCGTAGGCTATACAGCGGTGCTACCTAAGACCTTTCCATAAGGTTTTAGGTGCCAGTATAAAAACAAATAGACCGCAATTAAGCGGTCTATTTTTTTGCCTAAAACGGCGTTAACAGATCTATGTAATATTTAGCCCTTAAAACTATTGGCAAGTATCTGAATAGCGCTCAGCACTTCCAAAGAATGATTCACCCTGATTGTCCACGATGTCTACATACAGATCTGGTTTAACTGGAGCATTGGCGAATACAGAGCAATAAAACGGATGAATCTTTTCATTCACAAAGCGGTTTAAAGAGTCAGTTTCATCAGAAGAGTATTTATCTGCAGTTTTGCTAGACATCTGAACGTTCATATTAAAGTGTTTTGAATACTTCACTTTTTTAAGTACCGCACCAGTTTCAATCTGGTACGGTGTTTTAGTGTTAAGCAAACGCTCAACTTTACGTTTGTTTTCAGCAGTAGGAGAAAGCGCAACAGCAGATTTTAAGCTGTTTGTATTCAGGTTATTTAAAGAACTATTAGCTAAAACAGCGCACGACATAGACACTGAGATTATTGCAACTGCAGATAGTTTTAGTGTTTTGAATACGTTCATGTTTAACGACTTTCCTGTATATACTTAAATTATATACTTAATATACGATATTTGATTTTTTTGGAATTTTAATCTTATTTGATTTTGTTAATCGGTATATACCAATAAGATTGTTTATACGCAATTTAGCAAGAATCGCCCCCTTGTTTGGGGTTACAATTATTGTAATTTACAGATTGTTGATACAGGAAACCGATATGTCTGAAGAAGTGAAATACGAAGACCGTGTACGTGCTGCATACCGTTCTGCTCAAGGCAATGTAGCTCAAGAGTTCTCCCCTCACATTGTTAAAGCATGTGAAGCATCATCAAACGCACGTATGGAGCGCTTAGCAACTGGTCAAACAACATTTGACGAGGAAGAAGCTGCATTGATGAAAAAATGGAATGCACTTAAAAACAAAGCCTAATCATCGCGAATACAACCTAATCTAGCTTACAGCGGATTACCAAACCCAATCACTCATAAGTAGAACAATATGGACGATAAACTTGAGTTTTATTTAGATGCAAAAGACATCTTATCTCAACCTACCAGTTGCCAAGCGCAAGGCGACTATAAAAAGGCACTGGAAAAAGAAATCACGGAACATCGAATAGCGAAAATGGAAATTTCGCCTTTACGTGGCAATTATGATCTCGACCACCTCTCTAAAATCCATGAAAAAATCTTTGAGCATATTTACGATTGGGCTGGAGAAGTGCGTCTGGACGACATTTCTAAACGTGCGATCGACCCGAACGGTAATTATGAAATCGGTCATTTCCTAGATAAAAACCTGATCCCTGATGAACTGAATAAGTTCTCACAGGCGGTTAAAGAAAAAGACCACCTGAAAGGTTTGGACAAAGACCAGTTTGTGCAAGAGTTCACTCAGCTTTATGCCAAGTTAAATGAAGCTCACCCTTTTGAAGAGGGTAACGGTCGCGCTGCTAAACTGATGATGAACCAGCTGGCCAATGATGCTGGTTACACCATGGTATATAGCAAGGTCGGCGTATCAGATTGGAACTATGCGTTTAAACGTTCACTGACAGATCAAGAGCTTTATGTCGGTGAAAACTATGAAAACCTAGAACCGATGGAACAAGACCTCTCTTACCTTTTAAAAGTCATGGACAATATCATTGAACCATACGATCTAGTCCTGAAGCTTGAAAATACGGAAGAACAAGAGCAAGAACAGGAAAATGACCAGGATAAATCAAATGATGATGATTCACCGAGTTACGGATAATTAGATTAATCTGTATACGATAGCTTTTAATTGATTAAAAGATTCTTGAAAAAAGAATCTTTTTTTTTGAGAAAAATTTATAATGAAGTGACTCAGATTAAAATAAAACCTTAGGAAAATATTGTCCGAAACTTGGAGATGAATAATGAATAACGCAGCACATCAATTTGCAAATAAAGTGGTCGCTCAATACCAATTTACAAACGGAAGTGATTCAAGTCTGAATCATTTAATTATCGGCAACAGCACCGCAGAAATTATCGACACCTTAATTTATATGCTTTTCTCAAGCCATGCTGAAACCTATGACGATGGCGTTGTTTGGTTTAAATCAGTGGACGCAATTAATGTTGAGAAGTCTTACATTACTTACAACAGTCGTGAAAACTGCATTTTTGCTTATTTTGTGTTTGATAAAAATCCATTAATGCTGAAAACAACCACATTGCATATTGATAATGTTTGTTACTTTGGATGTGAAAACGACACCACCAATAAAACCATCGAATTTTTAGAAAAATTCAAAGTTCGTGTATCCCTTGCTAAAGAGTGCCACAAGTTCAAATTCAATACTGAGCATCATGAAACCTTGATGCATGAAACCATCAAAACCTTAAAAACTATCTATGAAGAACATAACGACATGGATGCCGAAAAGTTATCTCAACACCATGACACAACTCATTTAGTTAACACATTTCTTGCTTAACCGTACACCATACAATAAACAAAACCCGAAAAAGGATATAACAATGCTATTAGGCGCTTTAAAACAATCTCTAAGCTCAGTCATCGACATGAACCGCTACACCGCCCTTTGCTCACATGTGGAGGGTGAAAACTTGCCGTTATGCGCTCAATTTCGTGTACTTAAATATATCTTTGGTGTGCATGGTCTAAGCGCACTTAAAAATTACAAAGAAGTTGAACACATTGACGAAGCCTTTTTGAAAAAACACTTCCTACGCATGATGAACTATGACTTTGAAGCAGTCATATACCTTGCTATGGTCGGCATGCGCGAACTTATCTTAGAAGCTGATGCTTTTGACCATGACGGCGAACAAAACACCCAAAATGAGCTTAAACAAGCATTCCAATACGTTTCAGAAAATGACGTTCGTAATTTTGCTTATGTCACTCACATGGGCTATTCAGAAAAGTATTTCAACTGGAATATCATTCGCCACCAGTCTAAAGATGAAGCGGATAATCCCCTCACCTTTTGGTTATTTAAGAATGCAATGTATTCACTATTTTTCAACTTAGCCAATCGGAAATAATGCCCCAACTCATTAAGAGTATTTAAGTCCGAACTTAAGTACTCTTTTTTTTTGCATTAGAAAAATAGACCGGTATATACGCCGTCTAAGCATGGCTTAAAACGTATACGATGATTTTAATTGATTAAAAATATTTCAAATATCCATTACGTGTTTTAGGTCGGTTAATTAATTCCAATAAAGTTATTCATTAGTATTTTTTAAATAAAATGGTTCTATCGAAAGCAATTGCTTAAAACTTGGAGTCCTGTAATGAATCAACTTGATAAGCTAAATCATTTAAAAAATATCATCAAGCAAGTACCACATGAGCGTTTTGATCTGGATTTATGGCGCACGATCCCTGGTACCGACAATATGACTTTTGCTCAACTTATAAATAGTGATGCTAATTGTTGCGTCATAGGTTGGGCGACAGCTGATGAAACATTTAAAAGACTTAACTTCATGATGTTAGACGGCGTTCCCCTTTATGCACCATTCCGTGCGAATACTGGTGAGCCATTCACTTATGAAGAACTCAAAACAAATGTTGTTTATCGCGGTTCTGAAGCAGTACGTGAGTTTTTTGGACTCAATTATGAAGATGTCGATCATATTATTTTTGACAGCAACTACGCTTTTGAAGACCGAATCAAAGACGAGATTATTCATCATATCAACCAAGTTATTAATTGCGTGAACATCCGTCCACAAGACCTTGACCACTTGTTATCTAGCTCAATTGTTGCACTGGATAAAGAAGTCCGTGAGTTCACTTTAAATGATGATGAAGTCCGTGAAATATCTGTTGTGGTTGATTGCTTCAATAAGTTTTTCCCCGATGGTGCTTATCTTGAGTTTGTTGCTACGGTCAACGTACCAGGTGATTGTGATCCACTGGAATACATCGCCAGCAATTACAACATTAAAGAGCCATTAGCTTTCGTTCCTAAGCCGAATGAAGCATTAGAAGAATATCTGGAAACATACCCGATCGAACATCTCATGCATAACTGGCAAGAGGATTTCATTTCGCCGTATGACGAAATCATTAATCAACGTTTAACGCATATCGCATTGCAAAATTTAAATAGCGCAAAAGTAGTTCAATAAGGAAACCTACCCATGACAATTGAAAATCCGCAACTCGTCAGTGCCATCAACGAACTTGGCTTTTACTTGCCACAGCAAGTACAACAGATACCGAACACCACAGAAGCCGGTTTTCGTGTGTATGTGATCGATACAGCAAAACATACCAACATCGAGGCACTAATTAGTGCTATTGAGAATGTCAGTATCACTTCACAGCCCTTTTCTTTTCAAGATGATTACGACATGGGCGTGTTTTTTGAGGGATTTAGTTTCTTCTTGCCTATGCTCATTACACAAGACAGTGATGCACCTTTACCACTGTTCTTAATTCAACTGGATTTGTAATTCCAACAGCGGTACGTGCGCCAATATGTACCGCTACCCCTTTTGGCACACCGCCTAAAACTTGGAGCAGATATGAACAAAGCAACGACCGTTGAGCGTTTAGAAAAGCTGATTGAGCTAGTGATCGAGGTCATTCCTGATGAAAGCTTTGATTTCGACATTTGGCGTGATTATGACGCAAGCCATACAGAACAACACACCGATTTCTTTTCAGGTTTCACCACAGAAGAATTGTTAGATAAAAATATTGTAGGATGCCTGATTGGTTGGGCTACGTCTGTCGAGTATTTCCAAAATCTAGGTTTCAATTTTCATGGTTCTGTTGGGCCAATCTTCATGTATGAAAAAATACTCAGCAATGAAGAGCTAAAAGATGCGCCTGTTGTCACTGTACCAGTCGTTTACCAGTGGAAAGCAGTACGTGAGTTTTTTGGCATCACTCAGGAAGATGCTTTGGTGATGTTTAGCTATGACAATTACGACCAGGCCAAAATTGATAAGGACACAATGATTCGATTTATTGAACGCATCATCCAAAAATATAAGTAACCACCGAAACGGCGCAATGCCGTTTTGCTAGACGTTATAACCGCTTACGATGATTTTAATTGGTTAAAATATTTTCAATATTTTTAAATTTTGAGAAAAGTTTTTCCCCTGGTACACCCCTCTATACTTAATCCATAGCAAGCAAGGCACAAAGCCTTAAATCTGGAGTAAGTCGAGTGAATACAGCGCATAAGTACGATGATCAAGTCATCATCCCAACAATAGCCGGGCAACTGGAGTTGCTGTCTGGTACCGATCTAAACAAAGAACTGGCTGAGCATGTTTTTCATGAAGCACCAGACATCGATCTAAGTATCTATGACATTTTTATTGTCTGCTTAAGTGGCGGTAAGGATTCGATTGCAGCGTATTTGCGCTTACTGGAGGCTGGAGTAGATAAAAGCAAAATTGAGCTTTGGCACCACAAAATTGATGAAGAAAACCAGCCGTTCATGGATTGGGTGTTCATGGAAAACTATACCAAAGCATTCGCTCAGGCATTCGACACACCATTGTACTTCAGTTGGCTCGAGGGCGGTTTCCTTGGCGAAATGCTCAAAGAAAACAGCTACTCAAAACCCCACTTCGTAGAAACACCAGAGGGCTTAATTAAGCTTGAACGCGACAACAACCGCAGTAAAACAGGCACACGCTTGAAGTTCCCACAACAAGCAGCCAGCCTCATGACGCGCTGGTGTTCTTCAGCGTTAAAGATCGATGTCGGACGCAGAGCATTGAACAACCAAGAACGCTTTGACGGCAAGAACATTTGTTTTATCACTGGTGAACGCCGTGAAGAGTCACCAAACCGCAGTAAGTACAACCAGCTAGAACCGCACCCATGCGACCGTAGAAGCGGTAAGA contains the following coding sequences:
- a CDS encoding adenine nucleotide alpha hydrolase family protein, translating into MNTAHKYDDQVIIPTIAGQLELLSGTDLNKELAEHVFHEAPDIDLSIYDIFIVCLSGGKDSIAAYLRLLEAGVDKSKIELWHHKIDEENQPFMDWVFMENYTKAFAQAFDTPLYFSWLEGGFLGEMLKENSYSKPHFVETPEGLIKLERDNNRSKTGTRLKFPQQAASLMTRWCSSALKIDVGRRALNNQERFDGKNICFITGERREESPNRSKYNQLEPHPCDRRSGKKARRVDWWKNVLHFTEEQVWELLEKYKVTPPVPYRLGWGRSSCMTCIFNSPKIWSTISTYYPERAQLIAGYEQKFDCTISRSKIDVVSLSNGIEPFDIQDMEALVQSKIESYYLPVFTDNWTVPPGAFNKEGCGSL
- a CDS encoding Fic/DOC family protein — its product is MDDKLEFYLDAKDILSQPTSCQAQGDYKKALEKEITEHRIAKMEISPLRGNYDLDHLSKIHEKIFEHIYDWAGEVRLDDISKRAIDPNGNYEIGHFLDKNLIPDELNKFSQAVKEKDHLKGLDKDQFVQEFTQLYAKLNEAHPFEEGNGRAAKLMMNQLANDAGYTMVYSKVGVSDWNYAFKRSLTDQELYVGENYENLEPMEQDLSYLLKVMDNIIEPYDLVLKLENTEEQEQEQENDQDKSNDDDSPSYG